The genomic segment AAACAACTGTAACATTGGCACGTTGCTCTACTTCTCCTTATCCTAAAGAAATGGGAAGAAAAAAACTAAAGGTTATTGTCTGGTCTATCTTCTAGAAGCTATTGCGCGACAAGGACTGATTGTCGCAAGGCACGGGAGAAACACATGGACTTTCGGCCCCGCTAAAACAGGTGAAACAGCCTTCAATGAAAGAGAAAGTATTAAAAGGAAGAATGGGTTGATGTGCTTGAGGGGAAAAAAATTATACTACATAAAACACAGGTTAGATCATGTGTCACttatttctctctcttctctatctaataaaaactcttaaaattcaaataatttatccacttttACAATACATTCTCATTCTCCAACCTCATAACCTTTTATCGATTATGCAAATAAGATTcatttttactaataaaaataattaattaattaagagaaaaattaacatataattttttttttcaaatcttatctaaaatcaaactacgtcACCGCTCCTATAGAAAAACTCCATGTACAGCTTGTGCAATTGGTAGAAAAACTTCATGTACAGCTCTTATAGAAGTCAATTATCACACTGGTCACGAAGCCCTTGGATGGTAGCACTGACACATGCAAAAACTAAGAGATTGAAACCAATGATGCAATGGGAGTTGTTGCATCACCTTGTGCATACTGCATACATACGGACATATATACCACGTCAAAGAAGGAGACGGTCTCCGCCACCCTCACCGGCCCCGTAACAATCACTGGCAGGTGGGACCAGAAACCTGGAATTCGTCAACCAGCGCGTTTTGACATGGCCATCGCCTTGCGCCAACAACAAGAccgcttcttcttcctccgcgGATTTCTCCTCCTTCCCCTCTCTTCTTCAGCCCGCCTAGCTGCGATTTGAGCTGCTCATCTCCTTGCCTTCTGTCTCTCCAGCTACCACTCGCCTTGCCTCGCACAActtccctctttttttttttgttcaattaTTGAAGGCGTTGGTTGGTGCGGCCTCGGGAGCAGGAGGCACAAGTCAAAAGAAAAGCACCCACCCACCCAGCCCAACCCCCTCAATCCGCCattgctcttcttcttccccgGACATCGCGCCGAAGCCCCGCGACGAGCAATCAAAGCCAAAGGTGCCGCCTTTATTGATTTCTTCCATCTACGGCCGGGTTGATTGATTGGGGAACCCAGCTGAGATGTGCCCGCTGCGGGTGattctcatcttcctctccgCCACCATCGCCGGGTTCTTCCTCATCAGGGGGCTCAACGCCGAGCCTGACCAATTCGAcgtcgacgccgacgccgacgccgacaaGGCCTCCGAGTCGGGATCCCCCAGGGCCCCAGTCCCCCTCCATTCCAAGGTAACGCCTTTCCTAATCCTCGCCCCCTCCTATTTTTAGCTTCCCTACCTTTCACGCCTCCTTCTTGCCTAGTTTCCTTCGGGATTCTTTAACGAGGATTGGTCCAGAGActgaagaaatattttttatgcaaatataGGTGGGATCAGCAGTCAAAACAGGATTCTGGACAGTGGTGGATATGGCAAGCGGGCGGTACCTTTGGCAGACCCTTGTTGCACCGACGGCAAAATCTGAATCTGACAAGACCCGGTGATGAATGTTCATAACTTATTTCTATTTTGCTGATTGAGTGCCACAGAGGCGAAGACGACACAATCTTGTTGTGGTTACATGTTGTTGGTGGTGTGTGATATGGCGGCAATTGTAACGTGGGGATTATACGGTAAAGTAAATGTGCAAGATTGTTCATGTTTTACCCTTGTTTGGGCCGAGTTTTTTACCATTTTGTCTTTACTGTACATTTTCATACTTAAATTGTGAGACCTGGAGGTTGAAGCAAATAACAAAAGCGAGTTGCTGGAATCTGGAAATTTCTGAAAGAAAATTGTCTGATTGTAATTCTGTAACTTTCTTTTGTTGAAATGTCTGATGTTCCTTTTCAAGAAGTTTCTGGTTTGGTACCGTGCTGGTAAGTTCTCTCTCGATTTCTGGTATTTGTGATGCTATACTTGCAAAGGAGCCTCCGTCCTTCCACTGCCCGACCTCAAGCAGaggcgccgccgcgccgcgcagCCTAGCCGACCCGGTTAACCGTTCCGCTCGCGCGGCAGTCCATCCGCGCAGCCCTGTGCCTGCCGCTCGGTCGTGTGCTGCGCTGCGCCGCCGCTCGGCCGCGCGCCGCACCACGTCGCCATGTACGCTGCCG from the Phragmites australis chromosome 19, lpPhrAust1.1, whole genome shotgun sequence genome contains:
- the LOC133900933 gene encoding uncharacterized protein LOC133900933; translated protein: MCPLRVILIFLSATIAGFFLIRGLNAEPDQFDVDADADADKASESGSPRAPVPLHSKVGSAVKTGFWTVVDMASGRYLWQTLVAPTAKSESDKTR